In Desulfobacteraceae bacterium, the genomic window AAAAATCCAAGATTGTGATCACTCGAGGTATACATATGGGATGGGGGGCTGCCGGCATCACGGGCGGCGGAGATCTCCACGGGCGCATCGGGCTGGGGCGCAGCCGGACCCGGCCCCGTCCCGGGGAGCCGTTTCATTTCGTGAATTTTCGCGCTGAGGTGGGAAATGATGGTACCGATCCTTTTTTTTGCCGGCTTTTTCCTCCTGGCATTCGTTGCCTGGTGCTTGCAGACCTACAATCGTTTTATCAGATACCGCAACAACATCGAGGAGGCCTGGAGCAGCATCGACGTCGCCCTCAAGCGCCGTTTCAATTTGATTCCCAATCTGATTCGCGCCATCCAGGGTTACAGCCAACACGAAGCCCAACTCCTCGGAACGATCGACGAGGCGATGCCCCGCCCGACCGCCAAGGCCCACCGCGCCGAGGAGGAAAGCCAGATCTCCCAGTCGCTGACCGGACTCCTGGCCCTGGCCGAGGCCTACCCGGACCTGAAGGCAAGCGCCAATTTCGCCGCCCTGCAGAACACCCTGGACGAGGTTGAGGAAGACATTCAGAAGGCCAGAAATCGTTACAACCGCTATGTCGGCAAACTCAACACCCTGGTGGAATCCTTTCCCGCCGCCGTCATCGCCAGAAAATTCGGATTCGAAAAACAAAACTACTTCACGCTGGATTTGGCGACCCAACGGGAAATGCCGGCGGTGGACTTTTCCACTTCCCGCGGGGAGAGGGGGTGAACTCCGAGGGGGCCATGAGGTCGCGGTCGGAATAGCTTGGTGCGCCCGCGTGAAGGGGAGCAGGTGTTCATGTCCACTTCGGTCGAAGCGGTTGCCCTGG contains:
- a CDS encoding LemA family protein gives rise to the protein MMVPILFFAGFFLLAFVAWCLQTYNRFIRYRNNIEEAWSSIDVALKRRFNLIPNLIRAIQGYSQHEAQLLGTIDEAMPRPTAKAHRAEEESQISQSLTGLLALAEAYPDLKASANFAALQNTLDEVEEDIQKARNRYNRYVGKLNTLVESFPAAVIARKFGFEKQNYFTLDLATQREMPAVDFSTSRGERG